In the Malania oleifera isolate guangnan ecotype guangnan chromosome 1, ASM2987363v1, whole genome shotgun sequence genome, one interval contains:
- the LOC131157857 gene encoding (-)-germacrene D synthase-like, which produces MSAQLVSVASVPSQNAKPVDATRNLANFHPSIWGDQFLKYTPDGAVTLEHKEQQIGELKEEVRKELVAATSPSQQQLKLIDAIQRLGVAYHFENEIEAALKHVHESYHSYLAGSDLYNAALLFRLLRQEGFNISCDVFNKFKDEGGNFKDCLKSDIVGMLGLYEAAHLRHHGEAILDEALAFTTIHLESMSANSSDPLVAQVTRALHHPIRLNLPRLEARNFMSIYQEDSSHNKKLLKLAKLDFNFLQSVHRKELSYITRWWKDLGLAKKLPFVRDRVVEGYFWVLGVYFEPQYHLARKILMKVFGVTSVLDDTYDAYGTVEELELLTKAIERWDINCIDTLPDYMKLCYRALLDVFEEIEEEMAKEKRSYRVYYAKQVMKDIVQAYLAEAKWSHEGYIPTMKEYMQVALISAGYTMLTTISFVGMGDIVTKDSFDWVFSKPKIVTASCVICRLMDDITSHEFEQERGHCASAVECYMKQYGASEQEAHAELQKQVVNAWKDINGECLRPTVVPMPLLARILNLARVIDLIYKSEDGYTHVGKQMKGRIASLLIDPVLV; this is translated from the exons ATGTCTGCCCAGTTGGTATCCGTTGCTTCTGTTCCTTCCCAGAACGCCAAACCTGTAGACGCGACTCGCAACCTTGCAAATTTCCACCCTAGCATCTGGGGCGATCAGTTCCTCAAATACACTCCCGACGGCGCC GTAACCCTTGAGCATAAAGAGCAGCAGATTGGAGAACTGAAAGAAGAAGTGAGGAAGGAGCTAGTGGCTGCCACTAGCCCTTCTCAGCAGCAGCTGAAGCTCATTGATGCAATCCAGCGCCTAGGCGTTGCTTACCACTTTGAGAACGAGATAGAAGCAGCATTAAAGCATGTGCATGAGAGCTACCATAGCTATCTTGCTGGCAGTGACCTCTATAACGCTGCTCTTCTGTTTCGGTTACTCAGACAGGAGGGCTTCAATATTTCGTGCG ATGTATTCAACAAGTTCAAAGACGAAGGTGGCAATTTCAAGGACTGCTTGAAAAGTGACATTGTGGGCATGTTGGGCTTATACGAAGCTGCGCACCTAAGGCATCATGGGGAAGCCATTTTGGATGAAGCCCTAGCTTTCACTACAATTCACCTAGAGTCCATGTCAGCCAACTCAAGTGATCCACTTGTAGCACAAGTCACTCGTGCTTTGCATCACCCCATCCGGTTGAACTTACCCAGGCTAGAAGCCAGGAATTTCATGTCCATTTACCAAGAAGATAGTTCACATAACAAAAAGCTGTTGAAGCTTGCAAAGTTGGACTTCAATTTCCTCCAGTCAGTGCACCGAAAAGAGTTGAGCTATATCACAAG GTGGTGGAAGGATCTGGGCTTGGCTAAAAAGCTACCATTTGTGCGGGATAGGGTGGTGGAAGGGTACTTTTGGGTGCTAGGAGTGTACTTTGAGCCCCAATACCATCTTGCTAGAAAAATATTGATGAAAGTGTTTGGCGTGACATCTGTTTTAGATGACACTTATGATGCGTACGGAACAGTTGAGGAACTTGAGCTCCTTACCAAAGCTATTGAGAG ATGGGACATCAACTGCATAGATACCCTCCCGGATTACATGAAGTTATGTTATCGAGCACTTTTGGATGTCTTTGAGGAAATTGAGGAAGAGATGGCCAAGGAGAAAAGATCATACCGCGTTTACTATGCAAAACAAGTG ATGAAAGATATAGTCCAAGCATACTTAGCAGAGGCCAAATGGAGCCATGAAGGATACATACCAACAATGAAGGAGTATATGCAAGTGGCACTAATATCTGCTGGTTACACCATGCTTACCACAATATCCTTTGTTGGCATGGGAGATATTGTAACCAAGGACTCCTTTGATTGGGTTTTCAGCAAACCCAAGATTGTCACAGCCTCATGTGTGATTTGCAGGCTCATGGATGACATAACTTCCCATgag tttgagcaagagagagggCATTGTGCCTCTGCAGTTGAATGTTACATGAAACAATATGGGGCATCGGAGCAAGAGGCACATGCTGAGCTTCAAAAGCAAGTGGTGAATGCATGGAAGGACATAAATGGGGAGTGTCTTAGACCTACTGTTGTGCCAATGCCACTACTTGCACGTATTCTTAATCTTGCCCGAGTGATTGACCTTATTTACAAGAGCGAAGATGGCTATACGCATGTTGGAAAACAGATGAAAGGGCGCATTGCATCACTGCTTATTGATCCAGTCCTAGTGTGA